The following proteins are encoded in a genomic region of Arcobacter cloacae:
- the soxC gene encoding sulfite dehydrogenase, protein MKSSEVLQKDTSSKAVQVTSRRDFFRKTAIYSAGALSAASVLSPVSAKADDPAIINEAPWGTKLGDPVDKNLYGMPSPYEHNNIRRTHDLLSSGDAYASISMCPIHESEGIITPNGLFFTRNHGGTAHVDPNEFRLMIHGKVKREVVLTLEDLKRYPSETRTYFIECPANGSPEWRGPQFNSLQFMKGMMSAAQWTGVMLKTILDDIGLEKDAVWMLAEGSDNASNPRTIPVEKALEDVMVVWAQNGEALRAEQGYPVRLVVPGWEGNLNTKWLKRLEFSNKPWHSKEETSKYTMLQKSGKAIRYFWVNEVNSVITSPCPEKPWTHLKKGDMVEIEGLAWTGHGTIKGVDISFDGGDNWVEAKLKGLVLPKSWTRFSYIYKWDGKPLLLASRAYDDFGNVQPTIDEETKAVGVESVYHRNAIVTWEITEKGECNNVQIRKHKKA, encoded by the coding sequence TTGAAAAGCAGCGAAGTTTTACAAAAAGATACAAGCTCTAAAGCTGTTCAAGTAACAAGTAGAAGAGATTTTTTCAGAAAAACAGCTATTTATTCTGCTGGAGCCTTGAGTGCTGCGTCAGTTTTATCGCCAGTTTCTGCAAAAGCAGATGATCCTGCAATAATAAATGAAGCACCTTGGGGTACAAAATTAGGAGATCCTGTAGATAAAAATCTATATGGAATGCCATCTCCATATGAACATAATAATATCAGAAGAACTCATGATTTATTATCATCAGGGGATGCTTACGCATCTATTTCTATGTGTCCAATACATGAATCTGAAGGTATTATTACACCAAATGGATTGTTTTTTACAAGAAATCATGGTGGAACAGCTCACGTTGATCCAAATGAATTCAGATTAATGATTCATGGTAAAGTTAAAAGAGAAGTGGTTTTAACTTTAGAAGACTTAAAAAGATATCCAAGTGAAACAAGAACTTATTTTATTGAATGTCCTGCAAATGGAAGTCCAGAGTGGAGAGGCCCTCAATTTAATAGTTTACAGTTTATGAAAGGTATGATGAGTGCTGCACAATGGACTGGAGTAATGTTAAAAACAATACTTGATGATATTGGATTAGAAAAAGATGCCGTATGGATGCTAGCAGAAGGTAGTGATAATGCTTCAAACCCTAGAACTATTCCAGTTGAAAAAGCTTTGGAAGATGTTATGGTTGTTTGGGCTCAAAATGGTGAAGCATTAAGAGCTGAGCAAGGTTATCCTGTTAGACTAGTTGTTCCAGGATGGGAAGGTAACTTAAATACTAAGTGGTTAAAAAGATTAGAATTTTCTAATAAACCTTGGCATTCAAAAGAAGAGACTTCTAAATATACTATGCTTCAAAAATCAGGTAAGGCTATTCGATATTTCTGGGTAAATGAAGTAAATTCAGTTATTACATCACCATGTCCAGAAAAACCGTGGACACATTTGAAAAAAGGTGATATGGTTGAAATAGAGGGACTTGCATGGACTGGACATGGAACAATTAAGGGTGTTGATATTTCTTTTGATGGTGGAGATAACTGGGTAGAAGCTAAATTGAAAGGTTTAGTATTACCAAAATCTTGGACTAGATTTAGTTATATTTATAAGTGGGATGGAAAACCTTTATTATTAGCAAGTAGAGCTTATGATGATTTTGGAAATGTACAACCTACGATTGATGAAGAAACTAAAGCAGTTGGTGTAGAATCAGTTTACCATAGAAATGCAATTGTAACTTGGGAAATTACAGAAAAAGGAGAGTGTAATAATGTTCAAATTAGAAAACACAAAAAAGCTTAA
- a CDS encoding c-type cytochrome, which yields MFKLENTKKLKATLLSVGLSALLAISANASTKNEVAVDGAVKYPIKDGKYGPYYVNTQSIKGYNIGRDATQTEITAWDKDVMYDGTGLPEFDMEKGKVVLDEDGKPKKAEGSVEWGEELYDAQCAMCHGDFGSGGKGYPTLAGGTKESLKLQRLNPADEHPNPDSPVKTIGSFWPYASTLYWYIQDSMPFNHPKSLTNSETYALTAYLLSVNGITIDGEELGDDFVLNKENFVKIKMPNEDGFYPEVNTPENPQQGVKNMTALLSDPKIYGKGTRCMKDCIKEDVNNLVLKINVDLTDSAAQPLSTERSWPKADTKTLKPGQTEYEASCASCHANAAIGAPVLGDKAAWAKVMEKGLDKVYENGINGINAMPPKGGNMDLSDEKMKEIIDYMIDSSK from the coding sequence ATGTTCAAATTAGAAAACACAAAAAAGCTTAAAGCAACTCTTCTTAGTGTTGGATTATCAGCTTTATTAGCTATATCTGCAAATGCTTCAACGAAAAATGAAGTAGCAGTGGATGGTGCTGTTAAATATCCAATAAAAGATGGAAAATATGGACCTTATTATGTAAATACTCAAAGTATTAAAGGTTACAATATTGGTAGAGATGCTACGCAAACAGAGATAACTGCATGGGATAAAGATGTTATGTACGATGGTACAGGTTTACCTGAATTTGATATGGAAAAAGGTAAAGTTGTATTAGATGAAGATGGAAAACCTAAGAAAGCTGAAGGTTCAGTTGAATGGGGAGAAGAACTTTATGATGCACAGTGTGCTATGTGTCACGGAGATTTTGGTTCAGGTGGAAAAGGTTATCCTACATTAGCTGGTGGAACAAAAGAATCACTTAAACTTCAAAGATTAAATCCAGCAGATGAGCATCCAAATCCAGATTCACCAGTTAAAACAATTGGTTCATTTTGGCCTTATGCAAGTACTTTGTACTGGTATATTCAAGATTCAATGCCATTTAATCATCCAAAAAGTTTAACAAATAGTGAAACTTATGCTTTAACTGCTTATTTATTATCTGTTAATGGTATTACTATTGATGGTGAAGAGTTAGGGGATGATTTTGTTCTTAATAAAGAGAATTTCGTAAAAATAAAAATGCCAAATGAAGATGGATTCTATCCAGAAGTTAATACTCCTGAAAATCCTCAACAAGGTGTTAAAAATATGACAGCATTACTTTCTGATCCAAAAATATATGGAAAAGGAACAAGATGTATGAAAGATTGTATAAAAGAAGATGTGAATAATCTTGTTTTAAAAATCAATGTTGATTTAACAGATAGTGCTGCACAGCCACTTTCAACAGAGAGAAGCTGGCCAAAAGCAGATACTAAAACACTTAAACCAGGACAAACTGAGTATGAAGCGAGTTGTGCATCTTGTCACGCAAATGCAGCAATTGGAGCTCCTGTTTTAGGAGATAAAGCAGCTTGGGCAAAAGTTATGGAAAAAGGTTTAGACAAGGTTTATGAAAATGGAATCAATGGAATAAATGCTATGCCTCCAAAAGGTGGAAATATGGATTTATCTGATGAAAAAATGAAAGAAATTATAGATTATATGATTGATTCAAGTAAATAA
- the soxX gene encoding sulfur oxidation c-type cytochrome SoxX has protein sequence MSLIKNLLTATALSSFIAVSGFASDAELIKKGEKIYTTNTLGNCIACHAANGKELDGPGSMGPVLQYLSAWPDEALYDKIYDPNTANPISVMPAFGKNGWLSDDEIKAVVAYLKTIN, from the coding sequence ATGAGTTTAATTAAAAATTTACTAACTGCAACTGCTTTAAGTAGCTTTATTGCAGTTAGTGGTTTTGCCTCTGATGCTGAACTAATAAAAAAAGGTGAAAAAATATATACAACAAATACTTTAGGTAATTGTATAGCTTGTCACGCTGCAAATGGTAAAGAGTTAGATGGTCCTGGAAGTATGGGACCAGTTTTACAGTATTTATCAGCATGGCCTGATGAAGCGTTGTATGATAAGATTTATGATCCAAATACAGCAAATCCAATTTCAGTTATGCCTGCTTTTGGTAAAAATGGTTGGTTAAGTGATGATGAAATTAAAGCAGTTGTTGCTTATTTAAAAACAATAAATTAA
- the soxY gene encoding thiosulfate oxidation carrier protein SoxY — protein sequence MINRRNFLGLGLGAIAVAAIPGKLSAVDFRETKPKAWTATKVDEAVKEIFGTTATTEGSINLSAPDIAENGAVIPVSFDTQLNATKVAVFQDANPESAVAVFTIHPDSIIDYAIRIKMQKTGTVTVIAEADGKLYSVSKLVKVTIGGCGG from the coding sequence ATGATAAATAGAAGAAATTTTTTAGGTTTAGGTTTAGGAGCTATTGCAGTTGCTGCAATTCCAGGTAAATTAAGTGCTGTTGATTTTAGAGAGACAAAACCAAAAGCATGGACTGCAACAAAAGTTGATGAGGCTGTAAAAGAGATTTTTGGAACTACAGCAACTACAGAGGGAAGTATTAATTTAAGTGCTCCAGATATTGCTGAAAATGGTGCTGTTATTCCAGTATCTTTTGATACTCAATTAAATGCAACAAAAGTAGCTGTATTCCAAGATGCAAATCCAGAAAGTGCAGTTGCAGTATTTACAATTCATCCAGATTCAATTATTGATTATGCAATTAGAATTAAAATGCAAAAAACTGGAACAGTTACTGTAATTGCTGAAGCTGATGGAAAATTATATTCTGTATCTAAATTAGTAAAAGTAACTATTGGTGGATGTGGTGGTTGA
- the soxZ gene encoding thiosulfate oxidation carrier complex protein SoxZ gives MSGTTKIKAKLKDGVVEIKALATHPMLSYQEAERAKKEVNFITYVIAKIGDKVVYEASTSQFLSKDPYLKFNFKGAKSGDALELTWKDLKGNTDVSTTTIK, from the coding sequence ATGTCAGGTACTACAAAAATTAAAGCAAAATTAAAAGACGGTGTTGTTGAAATCAAAGCATTAGCTACTCATCCAATGTTAAGTTATCAAGAAGCAGAAAGAGCAAAAAAAGAAGTTAATTTTATTACTTATGTTATTGCTAAAATCGGAGATAAAGTTGTTTATGAAGCATCAACTTCTCAATTTTTATCAAAAGACCCTTACTTAAAGTTTAACTTTAAAGGTGCAAAATCAGGAGATGCTCTTGAATTAACTTGGAAAGATTTAAAAGGTAATACAGACGTAAGTACTACAACTATTAAGTAA
- the soxA gene encoding sulfur oxidation c-type cytochrome SoxA, with translation MLSKLVKSAAIIALTMCSLNANDFNAGAEKDRLAIIKYLEAKFADPEKNRNTFFPYSTDEELKNDYDKNLKHNDFGIGSYSYSKDARSQYEAIKEMPPYEDGIEKGEELYNKKFANGNSLATCFPDPTVGGIYPYFDEKKKELVSLTSAINDCLRTNGEKEWNTQKGDMANFQAFIAYSTQEAGKKFDIKIESEEAKKAYENGKEYYYTQRGYLKLSCAECHIQGAGQRVRNEKLSPLTGQVTHFPVYRLRWDELGTLERRMSGCVVDQGQVPPKDESTQMKELLYFLAYMSNGMAIDGPDVRK, from the coding sequence ATGTTATCAAAATTAGTAAAATCAGCAGCTATTATTGCACTTACAATGTGTTCTTTAAATGCAAATGATTTTAATGCTGGAGCAGAAAAAGATAGATTAGCTATTATTAAATATCTTGAAGCTAAATTTGCTGATCCAGAAAAAAATAGAAATACATTTTTCCCATACTCTACGGATGAAGAGTTAAAAAATGATTATGATAAGAATTTAAAACATAATGATTTTGGAATAGGAAGTTATTCTTATTCAAAAGATGCTAGATCTCAATATGAAGCGATTAAAGAGATGCCACCTTATGAAGATGGTATTGAAAAAGGTGAAGAGTTATACAATAAAAAGTTTGCTAATGGTAATTCATTAGCAACTTGTTTCCCTGATCCAACTGTTGGAGGGATTTATCCATATTTTGATGAGAAGAAAAAAGAACTTGTATCATTAACTTCAGCAATTAACGATTGTTTAAGAACAAATGGTGAAAAAGAGTGGAATACACAAAAAGGTGATATGGCTAATTTTCAAGCATTCATAGCTTATTCAACACAAGAAGCTGGTAAAAAATTTGATATTAAAATAGAGAGTGAAGAAGCTAAAAAAGCTTATGAAAATGGTAAAGAGTACTATTATACTCAAAGAGGTTATTTAAAACTTTCTTGTGCAGAGTGTCACATTCAAGGTGCTGGACAAAGAGTTAGAAATGAAAAACTTTCTCCTTTAACAGGACAAGTTACACATTTCCCAGTTTATAGATTAAGATGGGATGAACTTGGAACTTTAGAAAGAAGAATGTCAGGTTGTGTAGTTGATCAAGGGCAAGTTCCTCCAAAAGATGAAAGTACTCAAATGAAAGAGTTGTTATACTTCTTAGCATACATGTCAAATGGTATGGCTATTGATGGTCCAGACGTAAGAAAGTAA
- the soxB gene encoding thiosulfohydrolase SoxB, which yields MSKLSRREFVYMMAVLGAAPVFANSHTRMTDTSNKLEDYYKLKPFGNARILHMTDCHAQLLPVYFREPSVNLGLHTNFGKVPHIVGEKFLDHYGIKGNKRLEYAYSCINFEEHAKAMGRTGGFAQIKTVANYLRESFDKEKTLFLDGGDTWQGSWTSLQTRGKDMVGALNELGIDVCTGHWEFTYKDTEVMENLELLNADFVAQNIKVKEDAFLNGSEIAEKAYDEDEARMFKPYVMKELKGVRVAVIGQAFPYSTIANPAYNMPDWTFSIDPENMQSIINKVKEVEKPDAIIVLSHNGFDVDKKMAEVVSGIDFIMGGHTHDGVPEAYPVKNAAGTTYVCNAGSNGKFLNVLDLDVQNGKIKDFKFTLLPIFSDLIPEDPSMKKYIDDVRKPFLSQITRQIATTDVTLFRRGNFNGSWDQIICDALLDVKGAEIAMSPGVRWGTSVMPGQAITFDDLATQTALTYPETYLREISGADIHMILEDVADNLFNADPFYQQGGDMVRTGGISYTIDPNKTIGKRITNIRLTKTGKPLEASKMYKVAGWATVGSVSPGEPIWETVETYLKNVKHISNVKVDTPDIIGVKGNPGII from the coding sequence ATGAGTAAATTAAGTAGAAGAGAATTTGTTTATATGATGGCTGTTCTAGGAGCAGCGCCTGTTTTTGCTAATTCGCATACAAGAATGACAGATACATCAAATAAACTTGAAGATTATTATAAATTAAAACCATTTGGAAATGCAAGAATTTTACATATGACAGATTGTCATGCACAGTTGTTACCTGTTTATTTTAGAGAACCAAGTGTAAATTTAGGATTACATACAAATTTTGGAAAAGTTCCACATATTGTAGGTGAAAAATTTCTTGATCATTATGGAATAAAAGGGAATAAAAGATTAGAGTATGCATATTCGTGTATAAATTTTGAAGAACATGCAAAAGCTATGGGAAGAACAGGTGGTTTTGCTCAGATTAAAACTGTAGCTAATTATTTAAGAGAAAGTTTTGATAAAGAAAAAACTTTATTCTTAGATGGTGGAGATACTTGGCAAGGAAGCTGGACATCTTTACAAACAAGAGGTAAAGATATGGTTGGAGCTTTAAATGAATTAGGTATTGATGTATGTACAGGTCACTGGGAGTTTACATATAAAGATACTGAAGTTATGGAAAATTTAGAGTTATTAAATGCAGATTTTGTTGCTCAAAATATTAAAGTTAAAGAAGATGCATTTTTAAATGGTTCTGAAATTGCTGAAAAAGCTTATGATGAAGATGAAGCTAGAATGTTTAAACCTTATGTTATGAAAGAACTAAAAGGTGTAAGAGTTGCTGTTATAGGACAAGCTTTCCCATATAGTACAATTGCAAATCCAGCTTATAATATGCCTGATTGGACTTTCTCAATTGATCCTGAAAATATGCAATCAATTATCAATAAAGTTAAAGAAGTAGAGAAACCTGATGCTATTATAGTTCTTTCTCACAATGGTTTTGATGTTGATAAAAAAATGGCTGAAGTAGTATCTGGAATAGATTTTATTATGGGAGGACATACACACGATGGTGTTCCTGAAGCATATCCTGTTAAAAATGCAGCTGGAACTACTTATGTATGTAACGCAGGAAGTAATGGTAAATTCTTAAATGTTCTTGATTTAGATGTTCAAAATGGAAAAATTAAAGATTTTAAATTTACACTTTTACCAATATTCTCTGATTTAATTCCAGAAGACCCTTCAATGAAAAAATATATTGATGATGTGAGAAAACCTTTCTTATCTCAAATTACTAGACAAATTGCAACTACTGATGTAACTTTATTTAGAAGAGGTAATTTTAATGGTTCTTGGGATCAAATAATTTGTGATGCACTTCTTGATGTAAAAGGAGCAGAAATTGCAATGTCACCAGGTGTTAGATGGGGAACTTCTGTAATGCCAGGTCAAGCAATTACTTTTGATGATTTAGCTACACAAACAGCATTAACATATCCAGAAACATATTTAAGAGAAATAAGTGGTGCTGATATTCACATGATTTTAGAAGATGTTGCAGATAATTTATTTAATGCAGATCCATTCTATCAACAAGGTGGAGATATGGTAAGAACAGGAGGAATCTCTTATACAATTGATCCAAACAAAACAATTGGAAAAAGAATTACAAATATTAGATTAACTAAAACAGGAAAACCTTTAGAAGCTAGTAAAATGTATAAAGTTGCAGGTTGGGCAACTGTTGGTTCTGTTTCTCCTGGTGAGCCAATTTGGGAAACTGTAGAAACTTACTTAAAAAATGTAAAACATATTAGTAATGTAAAAGTTGATACTCCTGATATTATTGGAGTAAAAGGAAATCCTGGAATTATTTAA
- a CDS encoding thioredoxin family protein gives MKIFLLVSLLLITNLFADFKEGENIFKNKCSSCHQDYISINTIKENFFEKENKLLNLKAPTVNMLVYAIMDSPKKIGDSNDSEMQSIEIESYLKSYLENPDRFNSICDDYILGFYDNKKSMETPLNDEEYKHLTTYFMEYKDNFKDEDKIEKEKFSKDENKILEKAKNENKQILVYATAKSCFFCKKMDREVLELNEVKDKIEKDYIFVKVDMDESLLPFDLQKVYKKITPSFFFVSKEGEFITQYPGSWTKSDFLEILKENKIK, from the coding sequence GTGAAAATTTTTTTATTAGTAAGTTTGCTTTTGATTACAAACTTATTTGCTGATTTTAAAGAGGGTGAAAATATCTTTAAAAATAAGTGTTCATCATGTCATCAGGACTATATCTCTATTAATACAATTAAAGAGAATTTTTTTGAAAAAGAGAATAAATTATTAAATTTAAAAGCACCCACTGTTAATATGCTTGTTTATGCGATTATGGATAGTCCTAAAAAAATAGGTGATTCAAATGATTCTGAAATGCAAAGTATAGAAATAGAGTCATATTTGAAATCTTATTTAGAAAATCCTGATAGATTTAATTCTATTTGTGATGATTATATTTTAGGATTTTATGATAATAAAAAAAGTATGGAAACACCACTGAATGATGAAGAATATAAGCATCTAACTACCTATTTTATGGAATATAAAGATAATTTTAAAGATGAGGATAAAATAGAGAAAGAGAAGTTTTCTAAAGACGAAAATAAAATCTTGGAAAAAGCAAAAAATGAAAATAAACAAATATTAGTTTATGCAACAGCAAAATCGTGTTTTTTTTGTAAAAAAATGGATAGAGAAGTTTTAGAATTAAATGAAGTAAAAGATAAAATAGAAAAAGATTATATTTTTGTAAAAGTAGATATGGATGAATCTTTATTACCTTTTGATTTACAAAAAGTTTATAAAAAAATAACTCCTAGTTTCTTTTTTGTTTCAAAAGAAGGTGAGTTTATAACACAATATCCAGGAAGTTGGACGAAAAGTGATTTTTTAGAAATTTTGAAAGAGAATAAAATAAAATGA
- a CDS encoding MOSC domain-containing protein has protein sequence MINIGIVLDTFSATKESSGLPRPKVEKLNLIKDYGIENDKFAGKKLDQTVMIVGIESYKIAKEKGIDLEFGCLGENILLDFDPHTLEVGTNLIIGDSIIQITQVCTVCNHLSVFDESLPLLLKGHRGLYCRIINDGIVSKDMIVKIKG, from the coding sequence ATGATTAATATAGGAATAGTATTAGATACTTTTAGTGCTACAAAAGAATCAAGTGGACTTCCAAGACCAAAGGTTGAAAAGTTAAATCTTATAAAAGATTATGGAATCGAAAATGATAAATTTGCAGGAAAAAAACTAGACCAAACAGTTATGATAGTAGGGATTGAATCTTATAAAATAGCGAAAGAAAAAGGTATAGATTTAGAGTTTGGATGTTTGGGTGAAAATATTTTATTAGATTTTGACCCACATACTTTAGAAGTAGGAACAAATTTGATAATAGGAGATTCTATTATACAAATAACTCAAGTTTGTACCGTTTGTAATCATTTGTCTGTTTTTGATGAGAGTTTACCACTTTTATTAAAAGGACATAGAGGACTTTATTGTAGAATAATAAATGATGGAATTGTATCAAAAGATATGATAGTAAAAATAAAAGGATAA
- a CDS encoding DsrE family protein translates to MKKIILVVLMAVFSYAQTKFSEPQPTFDNPRKVVYSLYVGDLDTVSHTIGSMYNILKEYPSESLKIVVVAYGKGMRVLKKDYDENTLNRIKSLMEYDVEFIGCKNTMETMNWKEEDFIDGISFTQAGIVEVIEKQQDGYIGITAY, encoded by the coding sequence ATGAAAAAGATTATTTTAGTAGTTTTAATGGCAGTTTTTTCTTATGCTCAAACAAAATTTAGTGAACCACAACCAACTTTTGATAACCCAAGAAAAGTTGTTTATTCTTTATATGTTGGTGATTTAGATACGGTTAGTCATACAATTGGTTCTATGTATAATATTTTAAAAGAGTATCCAAGTGAGAGTTTAAAAATAGTAGTTGTCGCTTATGGTAAAGGTATGAGAGTTTTAAAAAAAGATTATGATGAAAATACATTAAATAGAATCAAATCTTTGATGGAATATGATGTTGAATTTATTGGTTGTAAAAATACGATGGAAACTATGAATTGGAAAGAAGAAGATTTTATCGACGGAATTAGTTTTACGCAAGCTGGGATAGTTGAAGTTATAGAGAAACAACAAGATGGGTATATAGGAATTACAGCTTATTAA
- a CDS encoding alpha/beta hydrolase, translating to MFKKSLLLSSFLIASSLSLNAAKISQEECTSKGDNFIFAGNECIAYKKFSGDDEKSLNIIVHGTWNEGTDTLARYAPFAEDLAMRTDITTIAVALPGYSGSSTNNFPSLVHDGVESLGAKKEYVEFLGELIKALKTKYEVSKVTYIGHSAGCMMGATLTGLRPMLIENVVCAGGVYDIKKEKPHLKDAISIVDVLDKVDKETKFVLVYGTADDISKPQTTIDFYNLAKEKGFDVKLVEAKDAPHIDLDMTSESIEAITELLEE from the coding sequence ATGTTTAAAAAAAGTTTATTATTATCAAGTTTTTTAATTGCTTCTAGTTTGTCTTTAAACGCAGCCAAAATTTCACAAGAAGAGTGTACTTCAAAAGGTGATAATTTTATATTTGCTGGAAATGAGTGTATTGCTTATAAAAAATTTTCAGGTGATGATGAAAAATCATTAAATATTATAGTTCATGGAACTTGGAATGAAGGAACTGATACCCTTGCAAGATATGCACCTTTTGCTGAAGATTTAGCAATGAGAACAGATATTACAACAATAGCTGTTGCACTTCCAGGATATTCAGGAAGTTCTACAAATAATTTTCCTTCTTTAGTTCATGATGGAGTAGAAAGCTTAGGTGCAAAAAAAGAGTATGTAGAATTTTTAGGTGAACTTATAAAAGCATTAAAAACTAAATATGAAGTAAGTAAAGTTACATATATAGGACATAGTGCTGGGTGTATGATGGGTGCAACATTAACAGGGCTTAGACCAATGTTAATAGAGAATGTAGTTTGTGCAGGTGGAGTTTATGATATCAAAAAAGAGAAACCTCATTTAAAAGATGCAATTTCAATAGTTGATGTTTTAGATAAAGTGGATAAAGAGACTAAATTTGTTTTAGTTTATGGAACTGCTGATGATATTTCAAAACCTCAAACTACAATTGATTTTTATAATTTAGCAAAAGAAAAAGGTTTTGATGTAAAACTTGTAGAAGCAAAAGATGCACCACATATTGATTTAGATATGACAAGTGAATCTATTGAAGCTATAACTGAATTACTTGAAGAGTAA
- a CDS encoding helix-turn-helix domain-containing protein — protein MKYIDDMSDNYINDFHKTIGLNVKRLRKEKKLSQLDLAHRIGHKSVSIISCAEINHKNNHFNIEHLLKIAYVLEVDICEFFREI, from the coding sequence TTGAAATATATTGACGATATGAGTGATAATTACATAAATGATTTTCATAAAACTATTGGATTAAATGTGAAAAGGTTGAGAAAAGAAAAAAAATTAAGTCAACTGGATTTAGCCCATAGAATTGGTCACAAATCAGTAAGTATAATATCATGTGCAGAAATAAATCATAAAAATAATCATTTTAACATTGAACATCTTTTAAAAATTGCATATGTCCTTGAAGTAGATATTTGTGAGTTTTTTAGAGAAATTTAA
- a CDS encoding MBL fold metallo-hydrolase, protein MLKKIAILSLTTACAFAFNYDLKPQKVSEDVWCFFGKLEPPTKENAGFMSNSCYIKTTDSYVLIDTGASYGFAKQAYEAMEKIEKLPVNTIITTHIHDDHWLGNNFYKEKFNSKIYAPALLNKEYNENSEIRGLGVLSDEEKKGTKFIPADEIISEETTLKIGNKEIIITPTKVKAHTADDLFVYLPKDKVLFSGDIVMNGRVTSNRDGSVLGTLKALDMINSKDWEILVAGHGTDTSKTAIDETTKYFTLLKQRVMEAIENDIGADEITQIVTMEEFKEKGLYDELNSKNVFDAFRELEFYDGE, encoded by the coding sequence ATGTTAAAAAAAATTGCAATATTATCACTAACAACGGCTTGTGCCTTTGCTTTTAATTATGATTTAAAACCACAAAAAGTATCTGAAGATGTATGGTGTTTTTTTGGAAAACTTGAACCACCAACAAAAGAAAATGCAGGATTTATGTCAAATAGCTGTTATATAAAAACAACTGATAGTTATGTATTAATTGATACAGGAGCTAGTTATGGATTTGCAAAACAAGCTTATGAAGCTATGGAAAAAATAGAAAAATTACCTGTTAATACTATAATTACAACTCATATTCATGATGACCACTGGCTTGGAAATAATTTTTATAAAGAAAAATTCAATTCAAAAATCTATGCTCCTGCACTTTTAAATAAAGAATATAATGAAAACTCTGAGATTAGAGGATTAGGTGTACTTTCAGATGAAGAGAAAAAAGGAACAAAATTTATTCCCGCTGATGAGATAATTAGTGAAGAAACAACTCTAAAAATTGGAAACAAAGAGATAATAATCACTCCAACAAAAGTAAAAGCTCATACAGCTGATGATTTATTTGTTTATTTACCAAAAGATAAAGTTCTATTTTCTGGTGATATTGTAATGAATGGAAGAGTTACATCAAATAGAGATGGGTCTGTTCTAGGAACATTAAAAGCTCTTGATATGATAAACTCTAAAGATTGGGAAATTTTAGTTGCAGGTCATGGAACAGATACTTCAAAAACAGCTATTGATGAAACAACAAAATATTTTACACTTTTAAAACAAAGAGTAATGGAAGCTATTGAAAATGATATTGGAGCTGATGAAATAACTCAAATTGTAACTATGGAAGAGTTTAAAGAGAAAGGACTTTATGATGAACTAAATAGCAAAAATGTTTTTGATGCTTTTAGAGAGTTGGAATTTTATGATGGAGAGTAG